One Thiocapsa sp. genomic window, GCACCCTCAATACGACGACCTTCGACCCCGATCTCTCGACACGACTCATCCGCGACAGCGAGGCGCGACCGATCGCTCGGGTGCTGAGCAACGCCTTCGGTTTCGCCGGCAACAACTGCGCACTCGTCTTCGGACGGAACCCATGCGCCTGACGGTGACCGGGATCGGAATCGTCGGACCCGGACTCGCCGACTGGACCGGCGCCCACCCCGTGCTTGCGGGCGATCGGCCCTATGTCGCCGACACGCTGAGGGTCACGGCGCCGATCGGACTGAATCCAAACGAGCGGCGCCGCGCGACACTGGCGACTCGACTCGCCCTGGATGCGGCCCGACAAGCGACCGCCGGGCAACCGAACGGGAGCGACGACGATGACAGGGCCACGCTCGCCACCATCTTCGCCTCCGCCGACGGGGACATGGGTCTGATCGACTCCATGTGCCGGGACATCTACGGGCACCGGGTCCCGCCGTCGCCGACGGTATTCCAGAACTCGGTGCACAACGCGGTTGCCGGCTATTGGTCGATCGCCGAGGGCTGCCGGGGGCCGTCCACCAGTCTCGCCGCCGGCGACGGCACCTTCGCGGCGGGTCTGCTCGAGGCTGCCACGCAGGTTGCCTGCTTCGCGGGGTCGGTGCTCTTGGTCGCCTTCGAGGTGCCGGCACCCGAGCTGCTGCATCCACATCGGCCCTTCGACAACGCCTTCGCCTGCGCCTTCCGGCTCGCACCGGCGTCACCGGACGAGGACCGAACCACACTCGACTTGATCCTGAGCGAAGACGAGCAGCCATTCACGCCGATGCAGGATACCGCTCTGGAGGCCATGCGCCGGACCAACCCCGCCGCTCGCGCACTGCCGCTGCTCGCGGCCATCGCCGCCGCTCGACCGGCGGTGATCCGATTGCCCTACTGGCCGGGGCTTCAGCTCGAAGTCCGTCTGGAGCCATGCGCATGACCCTGCTCGAAGAGGTCTACGCCAAACTCCCTCATACCGGTGCCATGTGCCTGTTGGAGGAGGTCCTGAAGCGCGACCGAGACTCCATCCGCTGCGCGACGGCCTCCCACCGCGACCCGTATAATCCGCTGCGTCGCGACGGCATCCTCTCCGCGGTGCACGGCGTGGAATATGGCGCACAAGCGGCGGCGGCACACGGCGTCCTGTCCGATGTCCTCGACGGCGACGCGCCCCTACTCCTCGGGGCCGTGCGCGACTTGGACATGCGCGTCGCGCGACTCGACCGACTGCCCGCGCCGCTCCAGGTCACGGCGTGGCTCGAAGCACGCGCCGGGGTCAATGCCGTCTACCGCTTCGAGCTGAGCGCGGACGAACTCATCTGCGTGCGCGGGCGTATCACCCTGATGAGCGTCGCCGGAGAGGCCGCATGAGACGCGCTCTGGTCACGGGTGCACGCGGCGCCCTCGGTGCCTGCATCGCGCGGCGCTTGGCCCACGAGGGGCTGATGGTCTACGTGCACGGACACAGCCACCCGGAACATGCCGAGGCCGTCCGCGATGCGATACGCGCGGCAGGCGGCCGTGCCGAGGCGGTCGTCTTCGACGTGCGCGACGGCGACGCCGCCCGCGGCGCACTCGAGGGGGTCCTCG contains:
- a CDS encoding SDR family NAD(P)-dependent oxidoreductase; protein product: MRRALVTGARGALGACIARRLAHEGLMVYVHGHSHPEHAEAVRDAIRAAGGRAEAVVFDVRDGDAARGALEGVLAQGPIQVLVNNAGLHDDAPLAGMKPDQWSRVVDVALLGFYNVTQPLLLPMIRERRGQIINLNGTMT
- a CDS encoding beta-ketoacyl synthase chain length factor; translated protein: MRLTVTGIGIVGPGLADWTGAHPVLAGDRPYVADTLRVTAPIGLNPNERRRATLATRLALDAARQATAGQPNGSDDDDRATLATIFASADGDMGLIDSMCRDIYGHRVPPSPTVFQNSVHNAVAGYWSIAEGCRGPSTSLAAGDGTFAAGLLEAATQVACFAGSVLLVAFEVPAPELLHPHRPFDNAFACAFRLAPASPDEDRTTLDLILSEDEQPFTPMQDTALEAMRRTNPAARALPLLAAIAAARPAVIRLPYWPGLQLEVRLEPCA